The following proteins are co-located in the Candidatus Dormiibacterota bacterium genome:
- a CDS encoding AAA family ATPase produces MSISPSPLHNRGDVRIIALVNQKGGVGKSTTAVNLGAALALLGKKVLVIDADPQGNTTTGFGIEKSTERPSIYEVLMRQAVLSEAVVSTEIGQLGVVPATINLAGAEIELVPELSRETRLREALAPEAERYEYVLVDSPPSLGLLTINALVAATEAIIPVQAEFYALEGLSQLTRVINRVREALNPRLHVSGVLVTMYDGRTRLAVEVLEELARYFPEQIFKTQIPRNIRLSEAPSYGKPVMLFDPKSRGAQAYMALAHELVTPVELHV; encoded by the coding sequence ATGAGTATCTCACCGAGCCCACTGCATAATCGCGGCGACGTGCGCATTATTGCGCTCGTCAATCAAAAGGGTGGCGTCGGCAAGTCGACGACGGCCGTGAACCTCGGGGCGGCGCTCGCGCTTCTCGGCAAGAAGGTGCTCGTGATCGATGCCGACCCGCAGGGCAATACGACCACCGGCTTCGGCATCGAAAAGAGCACCGAGAGGCCGAGCATCTACGAGGTGCTCATGCGGCAGGCGGTGCTCTCGGAGGCCGTTGTCTCGACGGAGATCGGGCAGCTCGGCGTCGTGCCGGCAACGATCAATCTCGCCGGCGCGGAGATCGAACTCGTCCCGGAGCTCTCCCGCGAGACGCGCCTGCGCGAGGCGTTAGCGCCGGAGGCCGAACGCTACGAGTACGTCCTCGTCGATTCGCCGCCCTCGCTCGGCTTGCTGACGATCAACGCGCTGGTTGCAGCGACGGAGGCGATCATCCCAGTGCAGGCGGAGTTCTACGCACTGGAGGGCCTCTCTCAGCTTACCCGCGTCATCAATCGCGTCCGCGAAGCGCTCAATCCCCGCTTGCACGTCAGCGGCGTGCTCGTCACGATGTACGACGGCAGAACGCGTCTCGCCGTCGAGGTGTTGGAGGAGCTCGCCCGATACTTCCCGGAGCAGATCTTCAAGACGCAGATTCCTCGCAACATTCGTCTCTCGGAGGCTCCGTCGTACGGGAAACCCGTGATGCTCTTCGATCCGAAGAGCCGCGGCGCGCAGGCGTACATGGCGCTCGCCCACGAGCTGGTAACGCCTGTGGAACTGCACGTATGA
- a CDS encoding bifunctional hydroxymethylpyrimidine kinase/phosphomethylpyrimidine kinase codes for MERRGDPVTVPQAPVVLSIGTTEPRNVAGVGRDIVVAAEYGCAAVTAVAAVSAQDERGVHLLHVLPSESLEAQLDALARVRVGAVRVGALGSAANVVLVARRLETMAGVLAIVDPVFHASAGGALLESVAFTALRNELATLPNVLLAPNIAEAAALLGYDAIGRDQMEGAATELRERGAYGVLLKGGHLVGEPVDVLVTRDGIEAFAAPRIAAQMGGTGCTLAMAIACELALGHALHEAVVAARAFVRAKMTGLAGGE; via the coding sequence TTGGAACGACGTGGAGATCCCGTAACGGTGCCGCAGGCGCCGGTGGTGCTTTCTATCGGTACGACGGAGCCCCGCAACGTCGCCGGCGTCGGCCGCGACATCGTTGTGGCGGCGGAGTACGGCTGCGCCGCCGTTACGGCGGTTGCGGCCGTAAGCGCGCAAGACGAACGCGGAGTTCATCTGCTCCACGTGCTTCCTTCAGAGTCGCTCGAGGCGCAGCTCGACGCGCTTGCGCGCGTCCGCGTCGGCGCCGTGCGGGTCGGAGCCCTCGGCTCCGCGGCCAACGTCGTGCTCGTTGCGCGCCGGCTCGAGACGATGGCCGGCGTCCTGGCGATCGTCGATCCCGTGTTTCACGCGAGCGCCGGTGGCGCGCTGCTCGAGAGCGTCGCTTTTACGGCCCTGCGAAACGAGCTTGCTACCTTACCGAACGTCTTACTCGCGCCGAATATCGCCGAGGCGGCGGCATTACTGGGGTACGACGCAATCGGTCGTGACCAGATGGAAGGCGCGGCGACGGAGCTGCGTGAGCGCGGTGCGTACGGCGTGCTCCTCAAAGGCGGCCATCTCGTCGGCGAGCCGGTCGACGTCCTCGTAACGCGCGACGGAATCGAAGCCTTCGCGGCGCCGCGGATTGCGGCGCAGATGGGCGGCACCGGATGCACGCTGGCGATGGCGATTGCGTGCGAGCTCGCGCTCGGGCACGCGCTGCACGAGGCCGTCGTCGCAGCTCGCGCGTTCGTGCGAGCGAAGATGACGGGCCTTGCGGGCGGAGAATAG
- a CDS encoding ParB/RepB/Spo0J family partition protein, whose translation MSGPRGLGRGLDALLGSAPLPVAPAQTSGLREIPLDRIVPNPFQPRKAFDESSMIELRASIDAHGVLVPIIVRPRGDRFQIVAGERRWRACAALQRSTIPAIVREESDRASLEMAIVENLQREDLNALEEAAGFAQLVDDYDLTQEQVAQRVGRSRSAVANALRLLGLPDAIKAMIADGRLTGGHARALLAAPESERLALAARAAAEGLPVRALERLASAQAAPRAAPPAAARSLSAEEREFENRLRERFGTRVAIVHTGSGGRIEFHFSGARELMDLGDRLLES comes from the coding sequence ATGAGCGGTCCGCGCGGATTGGGCCGAGGTCTCGACGCGTTGCTCGGTAGCGCGCCGCTCCCGGTGGCGCCGGCACAGACGTCGGGCTTACGCGAGATTCCGCTCGACCGCATCGTTCCCAATCCGTTCCAGCCGCGCAAAGCGTTCGACGAGTCGTCGATGATCGAGCTCAGAGCGTCGATCGATGCGCACGGCGTGCTCGTGCCGATCATCGTGCGGCCCCGAGGAGATCGATTTCAGATCGTGGCCGGCGAGCGCCGCTGGCGCGCGTGCGCCGCACTCCAGCGCTCGACGATACCGGCAATCGTGCGTGAGGAGAGCGATCGCGCGTCTCTCGAGATGGCGATCGTCGAAAACCTCCAGCGCGAAGATCTCAACGCGCTCGAAGAAGCCGCGGGCTTCGCACAGCTCGTCGATGACTACGACCTCACGCAAGAACAAGTCGCCCAGCGCGTCGGCAGGAGCCGCTCCGCGGTTGCGAATGCGCTGCGTCTGCTCGGGCTGCCCGACGCGATCAAGGCGATGATCGCCGACGGGCGCCTCACCGGCGGACACGCGCGCGCGCTCCTCGCCGCTCCGGAAAGCGAACGTCTCGCGCTCGCCGCGCGTGCGGCCGCGGAGGGCCTGCCGGTGCGGGCGCTCGAACGGCTTGCGTCGGCTCAAGCGGCGCCGCGCGCTGCTCCGCCGGCGGCGGCACGATCGCTTTCGGCGGAAGAGCGCGAGTTCGAAAACCGCCTGCGCGAGCGCTTCGGGACGCGCGTCGCGATCGTGCACACGGGAAGCGGCGGCCGCATCGAGTTTCATTTCTCCGGCGCGCGCGAGCTGATGGACCTGGGCGACCGTCTGCTCGAGTCGTGA
- a CDS encoding pyridoxal phosphate-dependent aminotransferase gives MLAVTENRVASAVARLGAENAFQVLARARALEAQGRRVVHMEIGEPDFDTPGHIKQAAVEALDAGYTHYLPSAGLGELRSVVAEYAGSFRRIEPGYSAENVVITPGAKPAIWNTLCALLDPGDEFVYFDPAYPAYASAASYLQAKTVAIPLREERDWRMDLDELERRVSARTKLLVINSPHNPTGGVLQREDLERIAALAQRHDFLVLADEIYSRNFYFDREYLSIAALPGMRDRTIVVDGFSKAYAMTGWRLGYALMPEALANVVTLFNNNTFSCVAGFVQRAGIAALRGPDEPVRAMNATFRERRDRIVAGLNLITGLSCTVPEGAFYAFPNISRITQDDRALASFLLEEAGVACTSGSAFGKAGSGYLRFSYAASLDDIDWALSAIAKALPAFKG, from the coding sequence ATGCTTGCCGTCACCGAAAATCGGGTCGCATCAGCCGTCGCCCGGCTCGGCGCGGAGAACGCCTTCCAGGTCCTCGCGCGAGCTCGAGCGCTTGAAGCCCAGGGACGCCGGGTCGTCCACATGGAGATCGGCGAGCCGGACTTCGATACCCCCGGGCACATCAAACAGGCAGCGGTCGAGGCGCTCGACGCCGGATACACCCACTACCTCCCATCGGCAGGCCTGGGCGAACTTCGTTCGGTCGTCGCCGAGTACGCGGGCAGCTTCCGGCGCATCGAGCCCGGCTACTCCGCAGAGAACGTGGTCATCACTCCCGGCGCGAAGCCCGCGATCTGGAACACGCTCTGCGCGCTCCTGGACCCCGGCGACGAGTTCGTCTACTTCGACCCGGCATATCCGGCCTACGCGTCAGCGGCGAGTTATCTGCAGGCGAAGACCGTTGCCATTCCGCTACGCGAGGAGCGCGATTGGCGCATGGATCTCGACGAGCTCGAGCGCCGCGTCTCGGCCCGTACGAAGCTGCTCGTCATCAACTCCCCGCACAACCCGACCGGAGGCGTTCTCCAGCGCGAGGATTTGGAACGCATCGCCGCGCTGGCGCAACGCCACGATTTCCTGGTGCTCGCCGACGAGATCTACAGCCGTAACTTCTACTTCGATCGCGAGTACCTGTCGATCGCTGCGTTGCCCGGAATGCGCGATCGCACGATCGTCGTCGACGGATTTTCGAAAGCGTACGCCATGACCGGCTGGCGCCTCGGATACGCATTGATGCCCGAGGCGCTCGCGAACGTCGTGACGCTCTTCAATAACAACACGTTCAGCTGCGTCGCAGGGTTCGTGCAGCGCGCCGGCATCGCCGCGCTGCGGGGACCCGACGAACCGGTGCGCGCGATGAACGCGACGTTCCGGGAGCGGCGCGACCGCATCGTCGCGGGTCTGAACCTCATCACGGGCCTCTCGTGCACGGTGCCGGAAGGCGCGTTCTACGCCTTTCCCAACATCTCGCGCATCACGCAGGACGATCGCGCGCTTGCGAGTTTCCTCCTCGAGGAGGCGGGCGTGGCATGTACGAGCGGGTCGGCGTTCGGCAAAGCCGGAAGCGGCTATCTGCGCTTCTCGTATGCAGCGTCGCTCGACGACATCGACTGGGCGCTCTCCGCGATTGCGAAGGCATTGCCCGCGTTCAAAGGATAG
- a CDS encoding thiamine phosphate synthase, with product MTRAQRACLLHGIYVIVNESPRAEQIARAAVDAGIRILQYRAKRGIDPRHLRALRALADERNALLLVDDDWRAALALRCDGVHLGPGDDGFDDLARVRSALGELLLGVSCADANEMRAAEAGGADYAGVGSVFSTASKSDAGTPIGIPGLCGIAAAARLPVAAIGGITAENLRDVKASGVAMAATISAIADAADPARAAREMLRIWNDVEIP from the coding sequence GTGACGCGCGCGCAGCGCGCCTGCCTGCTGCACGGCATATACGTCATCGTGAACGAATCGCCGCGCGCCGAGCAGATCGCGCGCGCGGCCGTGGACGCCGGCATCCGCATCCTGCAGTATCGCGCGAAACGCGGCATCGATCCGCGGCACCTGCGTGCGCTGCGCGCCCTCGCAGACGAACGTAACGCGCTGCTGCTCGTGGACGACGACTGGCGCGCGGCGCTAGCGTTGCGCTGCGACGGGGTCCATCTGGGTCCGGGCGACGATGGTTTCGACGATCTCGCGCGCGTGCGCTCGGCGCTCGGCGAGTTGCTTCTCGGGGTCTCGTGCGCCGATGCGAACGAGATGCGCGCGGCCGAAGCAGGTGGCGCGGACTATGCGGGCGTCGGTTCGGTATTCTCGACCGCGTCGAAGAGCGATGCCGGCACGCCGATCGGCATTCCGGGGCTTTGCGGCATAGCTGCCGCTGCCCGCCTGCCGGTGGCGGCGATCGGAGGGATCACGGCGGAGAATCTTCGCGACGTGAAGGCAAGCGGCGTCGCGATGGCGGCCACGATCTCGGCGATCGCGGACGCTGCCGACCCGGCTCGCGCGGCTCGGGAGATGCTTCGCATTTGGAACGACGTGGAGATCCCGTAA
- the trpS gene encoding tryptophan--tRNA ligase, which produces MSVASKPRVMSGMRPTGELHVGHLVGVLTQWANFCDTADAFFEVADLHAYTTSFQDAQSVRDVREEMVAVWLAAGVDPAKSTIYLQSAVPEISELYTLLSMIVPVSWLERVPTYKGQIEALGSEIATHGFLGYPLLQLCDVAVVRGERVPVGRDQVAHLEFGREVVRRFNYLYGEGREVLTEPHPTLSAFPEVPGTDGRKMSKSYGNAIFIADDEETTEKKVRGMITDPQKIRRGDPGRPEICPVFALWRFANPLRLDGIAATCRSGELGCVQDKGDFAEALNAYLRPVRERLRAYRADRAAVARIIEDGTARARDVAADVLRDVKRAMKLL; this is translated from the coding sequence ATGAGCGTGGCCTCGAAACCTCGCGTGATGTCGGGGATGCGGCCGACGGGAGAGCTGCACGTCGGCCATCTCGTCGGCGTTTTGACGCAGTGGGCGAACTTCTGCGATACGGCGGATGCCTTTTTCGAGGTCGCGGATCTGCACGCGTACACCACGAGCTTTCAGGACGCGCAATCGGTGCGCGACGTGCGCGAGGAGATGGTTGCGGTCTGGCTCGCTGCCGGCGTCGATCCGGCGAAGTCGACGATCTACCTCCAGTCGGCGGTGCCCGAGATCAGCGAGCTCTACACGCTGCTCTCGATGATCGTCCCCGTCTCGTGGCTCGAACGCGTTCCAACGTATAAAGGACAGATCGAGGCGCTCGGCTCGGAGATCGCGACGCACGGATTCCTCGGCTACCCGCTGCTGCAACTCTGCGACGTCGCCGTCGTGCGAGGCGAGCGCGTACCTGTGGGAAGGGACCAAGTCGCACACCTGGAGTTTGGGCGCGAGGTCGTGCGGCGCTTCAACTACCTGTACGGCGAGGGGCGCGAGGTGCTGACCGAGCCGCATCCGACGCTCTCGGCGTTTCCCGAAGTCCCCGGTACGGACGGGCGAAAGATGAGCAAGTCCTATGGTAACGCGATCTTCATCGCCGACGACGAGGAGACGACCGAGAAGAAGGTGCGCGGGATGATTACGGACCCGCAGAAGATCCGCCGCGGCGATCCGGGCAGGCCGGAGATCTGCCCGGTCTTCGCACTCTGGCGATTTGCCAATCCGCTTCGCCTCGACGGCATTGCGGCGACGTGCCGCTCGGGCGAGCTCGGCTGCGTGCAGGACAAGGGCGATTTCGCAGAAGCGCTCAACGCCTATCTCCGCCCGGTGCGCGAACGCCTGCGGGCCTATCGCGCGGACCGGGCCGCCGTCGCGCGCATCATCGAAGATGGAACGGCGCGTGCGCGCGACGTCGCGGCCGACGTGCTCCGCGACGTGAAGCGCGCGATGAAACTCCTTTAG
- a CDS encoding DHA2 family efflux MFS transporter permease subunit, whose amino-acid sequence MSAGAGDRAATNRWLISLTVMLGMIMAIIDATIVNVALPTIAGNLGASIDDAAWVATGYLLSAVIIMPLNGWLTAYFGRKNFYAACIAIFTIASFLCGTATSIWQLTFYRVIQGIGGGALQPTAQALLFETFPPKERGGAMAIFGIGAMFGPAIGPLLGGYLIDNATWPLIFFINIPIGIVAFLMTLAFIPNPHYLEKPKAGLDVIALGLLVAGLGSLQYVLERGQHDDWYSSPTIAILTIVAVVGITAFIVKSLRDRNPLVDLRVFRYREFAIGNILLSILGFGLFGTTLIMPLFFQGVAGMSAFETGQVLFPGAIATAVSMLFAGRMVGRVDSRILVSFGLVMFALSTWMLGGLNQNTGYWDVFYPRIIQGFGMGFLFVPLSTVMLAPVPREDLAGASGVSNLVRQIGGSLGIAILTTLLVRETAFAWSTLAGGVTSTHGQPIGTLTQLVAQQSSVIGYDFLFRLTAVVFIVTLPLVFFMRPPRSARAAPAMIE is encoded by the coding sequence GTGAGTGCAGGCGCGGGGGATCGGGCCGCAACCAACCGCTGGCTGATATCCCTGACCGTCATGCTCGGCATGATCATGGCAATCATCGACGCGACGATCGTGAACGTCGCGCTGCCGACCATCGCAGGCAATCTCGGCGCGTCGATCGACGATGCAGCGTGGGTAGCGACCGGGTATCTGCTCTCTGCCGTCATCATCATGCCGCTCAACGGCTGGCTGACGGCGTACTTCGGGCGGAAGAACTTCTACGCCGCGTGCATCGCGATCTTTACGATCGCGTCGTTCCTCTGCGGTACGGCCACGAGCATTTGGCAGCTCACATTCTATCGCGTCATTCAAGGCATCGGGGGCGGCGCGCTGCAGCCCACCGCACAGGCACTGCTCTTCGAGACGTTTCCCCCGAAAGAGCGTGGCGGCGCGATGGCGATCTTCGGCATCGGCGCAATGTTCGGCCCTGCGATCGGACCGCTGCTCGGCGGGTATCTCATCGACAACGCCACATGGCCGCTGATCTTCTTCATCAATATCCCGATCGGTATCGTGGCGTTCTTGATGACGCTCGCGTTCATTCCGAACCCGCACTACTTGGAAAAGCCGAAGGCAGGCCTCGACGTGATTGCGCTCGGGCTGCTCGTCGCGGGGCTCGGCTCGCTCCAGTACGTTCTCGAGCGCGGACAACACGACGATTGGTACAGCTCGCCGACGATCGCCATTCTCACGATCGTCGCGGTCGTCGGCATCACCGCATTCATCGTGAAGTCGCTGCGGGACAGGAATCCACTGGTCGATCTGCGCGTCTTTCGCTATCGCGAGTTCGCGATCGGCAATATCCTGCTCTCGATCCTGGGATTCGGCCTTTTCGGCACGACGCTCATCATGCCGCTCTTCTTTCAAGGCGTTGCGGGCATGTCGGCGTTCGAAACCGGCCAGGTACTCTTCCCCGGAGCCATAGCGACCGCGGTCTCGATGCTGTTCGCGGGCCGCATGGTCGGCCGCGTCGACAGTCGTATCTTGGTGAGCTTTGGGCTCGTGATGTTCGCGCTCTCGACGTGGATGCTCGGCGGATTGAATCAGAACACGGGGTACTGGGACGTATTCTATCCCAGAATCATTCAAGGTTTCGGCATGGGCTTTCTCTTCGTACCGCTTTCGACGGTGATGCTGGCACCCGTTCCGCGTGAAGACCTTGCGGGGGCGAGCGGCGTTTCGAACCTCGTGCGGCAGATCGGCGGCAGCTTGGGCATCGCCATCCTCACGACCTTGCTCGTCCGCGAGACCGCTTTTGCATGGTCCACGCTCGCCGGCGGCGTCACCTCCACGCACGGGCAGCCCATCGGAACGCTCACGCAGTTGGTGGCGCAGCAGTCGTCGGTGATCGGATACGACTTTCTCTTCCGCCTGACGGCCGTCGTCTTCATCGTTACGCTTCCGCTCGTCTTCTTTATGCGGCCGCCCCGCAGCGCGAGGGCTGCGCCGGCAATGATCGAGTGA
- the mnmG gene encoding tRNA uridine-5-carboxymethylaminomethyl(34) synthesis enzyme MnmG: MRSDDAAVIIVGGGHAGVEAALAAARIGVPTLLVTGDPEKICTLPCNPSIGGSAKGQIVREIDALGGAMGMLADACSLHARFLNESKGPAVRALRALMDKPSYARGAVAMLREQPNLAIARGLVEDIVVEAGAVRAVRCADGASYRARRVVLATGTFLGGKTFRGDVVTEEGRFGEAPAVGLSHALRRLGFATQRLKTGTPPRIARDSVDIGAMQSQLPSAARLRFSYRSATAFPGPQLSCYITLTNDRTHRLVRDNLHRSPLYGLDLIRGIGPRYCPSIEDKVVKFAHNPVHQIFIEPEGWDEPTLYVGGFSTSLPAEVQIEMLHTLPGLEACAMVRAGYAVEYDMVPPTQLHDTLETRGVAGLFHCGQLNGTSGYEEAAAQGFIAGVNAARAAARQSPLRIERSRGYIGVMVDDLVTKGVDEPYRMLTSRAEHRLLLRHDNADLRLTPLGREIGTVDDRAWQAFEQRREALEKALRDARTSGVASRLRRPEASFEDVATSFRPPLDAEIGERLAIEVKLEGYAARAAAALERSRRLESAEIPAAVDYASIKALSREAREKLEARRPRTLGSAGRIPGVTPSDVAILEVFVHQSRGAFS; this comes from the coding sequence ATGCGGAGCGACGATGCGGCCGTCATCATCGTGGGCGGCGGACATGCGGGTGTCGAGGCGGCGCTCGCGGCGGCGCGGATCGGCGTGCCGACGCTGCTCGTCACGGGCGACCCCGAGAAGATCTGCACGTTGCCGTGCAATCCGTCGATCGGGGGAAGCGCGAAGGGCCAAATCGTGCGCGAGATCGACGCGCTCGGTGGCGCCATGGGCATGCTTGCCGACGCCTGCAGCCTCCACGCGCGCTTCTTGAATGAGAGCAAGGGGCCCGCGGTGCGCGCGCTGCGCGCGCTGATGGACAAGCCCTCTTACGCGCGCGGCGCAGTTGCGATGCTGCGCGAACAGCCAAACCTGGCGATCGCGCGAGGGCTGGTCGAGGATATCGTCGTCGAGGCCGGCGCGGTGCGTGCCGTGCGCTGCGCCGACGGTGCGAGCTACCGGGCACGGCGCGTGGTTCTCGCGACGGGAACCTTCCTGGGCGGGAAGACCTTTCGGGGCGACGTCGTTACCGAAGAAGGCCGATTCGGGGAGGCTCCGGCCGTCGGTCTGTCCCACGCTCTGCGACGCCTCGGTTTTGCGACGCAGCGGCTGAAGACGGGCACGCCTCCGCGCATTGCGCGCGACTCCGTCGACATCGGCGCAATGCAATCGCAACTGCCGAGCGCCGCTCGGCTGCGGTTTTCGTATCGCAGCGCTACGGCATTTCCCGGGCCGCAGCTCTCGTGCTACATCACGCTCACGAACGATCGCACGCATCGGCTCGTGCGCGACAATCTCCACCGCTCGCCGCTCTACGGTCTCGATCTCATTCGTGGAATCGGTCCGCGGTATTGCCCGTCGATCGAAGACAAAGTGGTGAAGTTCGCGCACAATCCGGTCCACCAAATCTTCATCGAGCCCGAGGGGTGGGACGAGCCGACGCTGTACGTCGGCGGCTTCTCGACGTCGCTTCCGGCCGAGGTGCAGATCGAGATGCTCCACACGTTGCCGGGGCTCGAGGCCTGCGCGATGGTGCGTGCCGGATATGCCGTCGAATACGACATGGTGCCGCCGACGCAACTACACGATACGCTCGAGACGCGCGGCGTCGCGGGACTCTTTCACTGCGGGCAGCTCAACGGGACGTCCGGCTATGAGGAGGCTGCCGCACAAGGCTTCATCGCAGGAGTCAATGCAGCGCGCGCCGCGGCGCGCCAGAGTCCGTTGCGCATCGAGCGCAGCCGCGGCTACATCGGCGTGATGGTCGACGATTTGGTCACGAAGGGCGTCGATGAGCCGTATCGGATGCTGACATCACGCGCGGAGCACCGGTTGCTATTACGGCACGACAATGCCGATCTGCGCTTGACGCCGCTCGGTCGTGAAATCGGAACCGTCGACGATCGCGCGTGGCAGGCGTTCGAACAACGGCGCGAAGCGCTCGAGAAGGCTTTGCGCGACGCTCGCACGTCCGGCGTCGCGTCGAGACTGCGCCGCCCAGAGGCGAGCTTCGAAGATGTTGCGACGAGCTTTAGGCCGCCGCTCGACGCCGAGATCGGCGAGCGATTGGCGATCGAAGTCAAGCTCGAAGGCTACGCGGCGCGGGCGGCGGCCGCCCTCGAGCGCAGCAGGCGGCTGGAATCCGCGGAGATACCGGCGGCGGTCGACTATGCCAGCATAAAGGCACTATCACGAGAGGCGCGAGAGAAGCTTGAGGCGCGGCGGCCAAGGACGCTCGGCTCCGCCGGACGGATTCCCGGTGTCACGCCATCGGACGTAGCGATACTGGAGGTCTTCGTGCATCAATCGCGCGGTGCGTTCTCGTAA
- the rsmG gene encoding 16S rRNA (guanine(527)-N(7))-methyltransferase RsmG yields the protein MREAQIEAPEARRLAEYGEMLLEANQRTNLTGAKTPEKLVSHLLDSLTLAPFIIGPLVDVGSGSGLPAIPLALVLGIEITMIEATGKKAAFLERAVKRLKLQGEVIAERAETAARSERLRDAYPSATCRAVASGTATVELLLPFVQPSGLALLQRGRVEEFERAAIADAALVLGAELEGIVTLSDGKRSIVQLRKTMPTPSRFPRRVGVAERRPLCPERFT from the coding sequence TTGCGGGAGGCGCAGATCGAGGCGCCCGAGGCGCGCCGGCTCGCAGAGTACGGCGAGATGCTCCTCGAGGCCAATCAGCGGACGAACCTAACCGGCGCGAAGACCCCGGAAAAGCTGGTGTCACATCTGCTCGACAGCCTGACGCTGGCGCCCTTTATCATCGGGCCGCTCGTCGACGTTGGTTCTGGATCAGGCCTCCCGGCGATTCCGCTCGCCCTGGTTTTGGGGATCGAGATTACCATGATCGAGGCCACGGGAAAGAAGGCCGCCTTCCTCGAGCGCGCAGTAAAACGTCTCAAGCTTCAAGGAGAGGTCATCGCGGAACGCGCCGAGACGGCGGCGCGGAGCGAGCGTCTCCGTGACGCATATCCGTCCGCCACGTGTCGGGCCGTAGCCTCAGGCACCGCGACGGTCGAATTGCTTCTCCCTTTCGTTCAGCCATCCGGGCTCGCGCTTCTTCAGCGAGGAAGAGTCGAGGAATTCGAACGAGCGGCGATCGCTGACGCGGCCCTCGTTCTGGGCGCTGAACTCGAAGGCATTGTTACGCTGTCCGATGGAAAACGCTCAATCGTGCAGCTCCGAAAAACGATGCCCACCCCATCGCGATTCCCACGGCGCGTGGGCGTAGCCGAGCGCCGGCCTCTCTGTCCGGAGCGTTTCACGTGA
- a CDS encoding HD domain-containing protein: MTARALDERLARVLPAGTLYAVGGRVRDEMREDGTAEAGANDLDYVVTGVRFGELRERLQRAGRVDLVGASFAVFKVTLDGTTVDVALPRRERSTGTAHRAFEVEGGPDVPLADDLGRRDFRMNAMARALPAGELVDPYGGCADIAARRIDIIAERAFDEDPLRMLRAAQFAARFEYVPTPRTLAAMRAAAPLAATISAQRIADELTKLLTRAHRPSIGFEILRDAGVLAAIAPELLEGVGVEQNEWHAYDVWHHAMATLDAAPRGDLELRLAALLHDVGKPRTKDGPHFYRHEQVGAEMTLALLRRLRFSNDAIETTAHLIRSHMYAADPELSDAALRRSIRRIGVERLERQFALRHADIAGSGLPKRDDANERFEERVRAEVARKPAFSVADLAVSGEDVVAAMIRHGRAPAEFRGDQRVGNLLQRLFEQVTEEPERNERHTLLALLDEYLTEPTA; this comes from the coding sequence GTGACGGCCCGCGCACTCGATGAGCGGCTCGCACGGGTGCTTCCCGCCGGGACGCTGTATGCGGTAGGCGGCCGCGTGCGCGACGAAATGCGCGAGGACGGGACCGCCGAAGCAGGCGCCAACGATCTCGATTACGTCGTGACCGGCGTGCGCTTCGGCGAGTTGCGCGAGCGACTGCAGCGAGCGGGCCGCGTCGACCTCGTCGGCGCCTCGTTCGCGGTGTTCAAGGTGACGCTCGACGGTACGACCGTCGACGTCGCATTGCCGCGACGCGAGCGCTCGACGGGCACGGCGCATCGCGCCTTCGAGGTCGAAGGCGGCCCCGACGTACCGCTTGCCGATGATCTGGGCCGGCGAGACTTCCGCATGAACGCCATGGCGCGCGCACTACCCGCGGGCGAGCTCGTGGATCCGTATGGCGGATGCGCCGACATCGCCGCGCGCCGCATCGACATCATCGCCGAGCGCGCGTTCGATGAAGACCCGTTGCGCATGCTGCGAGCGGCGCAGTTCGCCGCGCGTTTCGAGTACGTGCCCACGCCGCGCACGCTGGCGGCGATGCGCGCCGCGGCGCCGTTGGCCGCGACGATCTCCGCGCAGCGCATTGCCGACGAGCTGACGAAGCTGCTGACGCGAGCGCACCGGCCGTCGATCGGCTTCGAGATTCTGCGCGATGCCGGGGTGCTCGCGGCGATCGCACCGGAGCTTCTGGAAGGCGTCGGCGTCGAACAGAACGAGTGGCATGCGTACGACGTCTGGCACCACGCGATGGCGACGCTCGACGCAGCGCCGCGCGGAGATCTCGAGCTTCGCCTCGCGGCGCTTCTCCACGACGTCGGCAAGCCACGCACGAAGGACGGCCCGCACTTCTACCGCCACGAGCAAGTCGGTGCCGAGATGACGCTCGCGCTTTTGCGGCGGCTGCGCTTCAGCAACGACGCGATCGAGACGACGGCCCACCTCATACGCTCCCACATGTACGCCGCAGATCCCGAGCTCTCCGACGCGGCACTGCGCCGCTCGATCCGGCGAATCGGCGTGGAGCGGCTCGAGCGTCAGTTCGCGCTGCGTCACGCGGACATTGCGGGCTCCGGGCTCCCGAAACGCGACGATGCGAACGAGCGTTTCGAGGAGCGCGTTCGCGCGGAGGTCGCGCGTAAGCCCGCATTCTCGGTCGCCGACCTCGCCGTGAGCGGCGAAGACGTCGTCGCCGCGATGATTCGGCACGGTCGGGCGCCCGCGGAGTTTCGTGGCGACCAGCGCGTCGGCAACCTCTTGCAGCGGCTCTTCGAGCAGGTCACGGAGGAGCCCGAGCGTAACGAGCGCCACACGCTCTTGGCATTGTTGGATGAGTATCTCACCGAGCCCACTGCATAA